The Streptomyces sp. NBC_01268 genome segment CCAGCACCACCGTGGCCAATGCCCTCACGCTCCCTTTCTGTGGCGGTGTCACCGATCCTCGGTCCGGGGCCCGGTCGCGGCAACGACCACTCGGGGCCGATTGGCCTGCGGGGACGCCGGGTGGCCAAGATGGGACACATGGCCAGGATTCCCGCGACCCGATTGTCCCGACTGCTGACCGGCTGGGCGTCGGAGGGGCCGGGGTCGCTGCCACGGCGGCTCGCGGACGCGCTGCGGGAGCTCGCGGACCGGGGGGACGTGCCGGCGGGCACGGTGCTGCCCTCGCAACGGGAACTCGCGCTGGTGCTGGGGGTCTCCCGGTCCACGGTGACGGCGGGGTACGGACTCCTGGAGGGCGAGGGGCGGCTGGAGAGCGTGCGGGGCAGCGGTTCCCGGCTGCGTGGTTCCGGGGTGCTCGACCGGCACCCCATGGAGGGGCGGCTCGCCAGTTTCGACGCCCGAGCGGGGACGGCCGATCTGTCGAGCGGGGCACTGCCGGGGCTCGGTGACGTGGCGGAGGCGGTGGGGGCCCTGACGGCCGGGGACGTGGCCTCGCTCCTCGGGGCCGACGGCTACCACCCGTACGGGCTTCCGGAGCTGCGGGAGGGGGTCGCCGCCTACTACCGGGCGGCGGGCGTGCCGACGGACGCGGAGGAGATCCTGGTGACGGCGGGCTCCCAGCAGGCGGTGTGGCTGGTGACGCAGGCGCTGGTGGACCCGGGCGACACGGTGGTGGTGGAGGACCCGACGTACCGCGGTGCCCTGGAGGCGCTGCGGGCGCGCGGGGCGCGGCTGGTCCCGGTGGGAGGCGACGGGGCGGACGGCGCGGCGCGGCTGCGGCGGCTCTGCGGTTCGGTGCGTCCGCGCCTCGTCTACCTGCAGCCGACCGCGCACAATCCGACGGGCCGGAGCCTGGACGAGGCGGCGCGCCGGGCGTGGCGCAAAGTGCTGGGCGAGCTGGGCCTGTTCACCGTCGAGGACACGGCGTGCGCGGAGCTGTCGCTGGACGGGGACGAGTCGGTGGTGCCGCTGGTGGCGGGGCTGCCCAGCGGGTCGA includes the following:
- the yczR gene encoding aminotransferase-like domain-containing protein — its product is MARIPATRLSRLLTGWASEGPGSLPRRLADALRELADRGDVPAGTVLPSQRELALVLGVSRSTVTAGYGLLEGEGRLESVRGSGSRLRGSGVLDRHPMEGRLASFDARAGTADLSSGALPGLGDVAEAVGALTAGDVASLLGADGYHPYGLPELREGVAAYYRAAGVPTDAEEILVTAGSQQAVWLVTQALVDPGDTVVVEDPTYRGALEALRARGARLVPVGGDGADGAARLRRLCGSVRPRLVYLQPTAHNPTGRSLDEAARRAWRKVLGELGLFTVEDTACAELSLDGDESVVPLVAGLPSGSTVTVGTLSKLFWGGLRVGWVRSSPQVVARLAKIKTSVDLSCSVVDQLVAVRLLEELPGARARRRALLRERLATAEELLRAQAPGWEWTRPAGGPALWVRVPGADTEATAQLARRRGVSVVPGSAFSPVDGFRDRLRLPYAHGVEALAAALPTLLDCAARSGAGAGGPVR